The Streptomyces aurantiacus genome includes a region encoding these proteins:
- a CDS encoding molybdopterin oxidoreductase family protein: MRKRDRTPKTYNRLQYPLVRDSRDEPFRRATWDEALERAARGLGAARGAFGMFSCARATNEMNYVAQKFARVVMGTNNVDSCNRTCHAPSVAGLSAAFGSGGGTSSYGEVEHTDLIVMWGSNARFAHPIFFQHVLKGIRNGARMYAVDPRRTSTAEWAESWLGLNVGTDIPMAHAIGREIIRAGLANDAFIERATTGFEEYKQLVEPWTLSLAEKVTGVPAAAIRELAHAYARAERAQLCWTLGITEHHNGTDNVRALINLTLLTGHVGRFGSGLQPLRGQNNVQGGGDMGAIPNRLPGFQDILDPDTRLKFESAWDTVIQPHYGMNLTEMFEAMEEGTLKAVYCIGENPAQSEADSGQAVRRMQGLDFLVVQDIFLTKTAELADVVLPATAGWAETEGTTTNSERRVQRVRRAVTPPGEAREDIDIICDLASRLGHEWKYADSESVWNELRSVSPDHFGMTYERLEEHQGIQWPCPDPDKLEPTYLHGRLWAADPAERGRLAPFGLVQHDPPVDLTDEEYPIRLTTGRRLDSYNTGVQSGSFASPLRRGEYVELCPEDAERYGVVVGEEVQVSSRRGAVVAPVWVDTALRPGLAFMTMHFPDEVDTNQLTIEANCPIAGTAEFKASAIRIDKLPVALQVR; encoded by the coding sequence ATGAGAAAGCGCGACCGAACTCCCAAGACGTACAACCGACTTCAGTATCCCCTGGTCCGTGACTCCCGTGACGAGCCGTTCCGGCGCGCCACCTGGGACGAGGCCCTGGAGCGTGCCGCCCGGGGCCTCGGCGCCGCACGCGGCGCGTTCGGCATGTTCTCCTGCGCCCGCGCGACCAACGAGATGAACTACGTGGCACAGAAGTTCGCCCGCGTGGTCATGGGCACCAACAACGTCGACTCCTGCAACAGGACCTGTCACGCGCCCAGCGTGGCGGGCCTGTCGGCGGCCTTCGGCTCGGGCGGCGGGACGTCCTCCTACGGGGAGGTCGAGCACACGGATCTCATCGTGATGTGGGGCTCCAACGCCCGCTTCGCGCACCCGATCTTCTTCCAGCACGTCCTGAAGGGGATCAGGAACGGCGCCCGGATGTACGCGGTCGACCCGCGCCGCACGTCCACGGCGGAGTGGGCCGAGAGCTGGCTCGGGCTGAACGTCGGCACGGACATCCCGATGGCCCACGCGATCGGCCGCGAGATCATCCGGGCGGGGCTCGCGAACGACGCGTTCATCGAGCGGGCGACCACCGGCTTCGAGGAGTACAAGCAGCTCGTCGAGCCGTGGACGCTGTCACTCGCCGAGAAGGTGACGGGCGTACCGGCCGCAGCGATACGGGAGTTGGCGCACGCCTACGCCCGCGCCGAGCGCGCCCAGCTGTGCTGGACGCTCGGCATCACCGAGCACCACAACGGCACGGACAACGTCCGCGCGCTCATCAACCTGACACTGCTGACCGGCCATGTGGGGCGCTTCGGCTCGGGTCTCCAGCCCCTGCGCGGGCAGAACAACGTGCAGGGCGGCGGCGACATGGGCGCCATCCCGAACCGGCTGCCCGGCTTCCAGGACATCCTCGATCCGGACACCCGGCTGAAGTTCGAGTCCGCGTGGGACACCGTCATCCAGCCCCACTACGGGATGAACCTGACGGAGATGTTCGAGGCCATGGAGGAGGGCACGCTCAAGGCCGTCTACTGCATCGGGGAGAACCCGGCGCAGTCGGAGGCCGACAGCGGGCAGGCCGTACGGCGCATGCAGGGCCTCGACTTCCTCGTCGTGCAGGACATCTTCCTGACGAAGACGGCCGAACTGGCGGACGTCGTCCTGCCCGCGACCGCGGGCTGGGCGGAGACCGAGGGCACGACCACCAACAGCGAACGCAGGGTCCAGCGGGTGCGCCGGGCGGTCACCCCGCCCGGCGAGGCCCGCGAGGACATCGACATCATCTGCGACCTGGCCTCCCGGCTCGGCCACGAGTGGAAGTACGCGGACTCCGAATCCGTGTGGAACGAGCTGCGGTCGGTGTCCCCGGACCACTTCGGGATGACGTACGAGCGGCTGGAGGAGCACCAGGGCATCCAGTGGCCGTGCCCGGACCCGGACAAGCTCGAACCGACCTATCTGCACGGCAGGTTGTGGGCAGCCGACCCGGCCGAACGCGGCCGGCTCGCTCCCTTCGGGCTGGTCCAGCACGACCCGCCGGTCGACCTGACCGACGAGGAGTACCCGATCCGGCTGACCACCGGGCGGCGGCTCGACTCGTACAACACCGGGGTGCAGAGCGGCAGTTTCGCCTCGCCGCTGCGGCGCGGCGAGTACGTCGAGCTGTGCCCGGAGGACGCGGAGCGCTACGGCGTGGTGGTCGGCGAGGAGGTCCAGGTGTCCTCGCGGCGTGGCGCGGTGGTGGCGCCGGTGTGGGTCGACACGGCACTGCGGCCCGGCCTCGCCTTCATGACCATGCATTTTCCCGACGAGGTGGACACCAACCAGCTGACGATCGAGGCGAACTGCCCGATCGCGGGGACGGCGGAGTTCAAGGCGTCGGCGATCCGGATCGACAAGCTGCCGGTTGCTCTTCAAGTGAGGTGA
- a CDS encoding NAD(P)H-dependent oxidoreductase subunit E: MDLHFGDSKPTDEERAAIDALLGPAESSWEGAARDEMRASDLRWARGGRAARERRDLLLPGLHAVNDRIGWISEGALDYLCRRLTVPPAEAYGVATFYAMFSVKPRPATVLHVCTDLACAAAGASELCAGVEARLGLGSGVAVERSPCLGLCERAPAALAVRAGDPVRTAVSAPATVERAVLAASAPDSAPEEPSAALAVPQAGDPALMLLGRVGVVDPASLDDYRAHGGYTALRQAFAIGPAGVIREVTDAGLVGRGGAAFPTGRKWQATASQPGHPHYLVCNADESEPGTFKDRVVMEGDPYSLVEAMTIAGYAVGAHKGYLYLRGEYPRALARMEHAIGQARARGLLGDDVLGQGYAFDIEIRRGAGAYICGEETALFNSIEGYRGEPRSKPPFPVEKGLFGRPTAENNVETLVNVLPILTIGAPAYAAIGTGSSTGPKLFCVSGSVERPGIYELPFGATLGELLELAGVRDRLRAVLLGGAAGGFVRPDELDIPLTFEGTREAGTTLGSGVVLAFDDTVPLPRLLLRIAEFFRDESCGQCVPCRVGTVRQEEALHRIVGRTGADAAADITLLREVGRAMKDASICGLGQTAWNAVESAIDRLGAYE, translated from the coding sequence GTGGACCTGCACTTCGGTGACAGCAAGCCGACGGACGAGGAGCGGGCGGCCATCGACGCGCTGCTCGGTCCTGCGGAGTCTTCGTGGGAGGGCGCCGCCCGTGACGAGATGCGGGCCTCCGACCTCAGGTGGGCACGTGGCGGCCGTGCGGCCCGGGAACGCCGTGACCTGCTGTTGCCGGGGCTGCACGCGGTCAACGACCGGATCGGCTGGATCAGCGAGGGCGCCCTCGACTACCTGTGCAGGCGGCTGACCGTGCCGCCTGCGGAGGCGTACGGGGTCGCCACCTTCTACGCGATGTTCTCGGTGAAGCCGCGCCCCGCGACCGTCCTGCACGTGTGCACGGATCTCGCGTGCGCGGCGGCCGGGGCGTCGGAGCTGTGCGCGGGCGTCGAGGCCCGGCTCGGCCTCGGCAGCGGTGTCGCGGTCGAGCGCAGTCCTTGCCTCGGCCTGTGCGAGCGGGCCCCGGCCGCGCTCGCGGTCAGGGCCGGGGATCCGGTGCGTACGGCGGTGTCGGCGCCCGCGACCGTCGAGCGGGCCGTGCTCGCGGCGAGCGCGCCCGACTCGGCGCCCGAGGAACCGTCCGCCGCCCTGGCGGTCCCGCAGGCCGGGGACCCGGCCCTGATGCTGCTGGGCCGGGTCGGTGTGGTCGATCCGGCGTCGCTCGACGACTACCGGGCGCACGGCGGCTACACGGCCCTGCGGCAGGCCTTCGCGATCGGCCCCGCCGGGGTCATCCGCGAGGTCACCGACGCGGGCCTGGTCGGGCGCGGCGGCGCCGCCTTCCCCACCGGCCGAAAATGGCAGGCCACGGCGTCGCAGCCGGGCCATCCGCACTACCTCGTGTGCAACGCCGACGAGTCCGAGCCCGGCACCTTCAAGGACCGGGTGGTCATGGAGGGCGACCCGTACTCGCTCGTGGAGGCGATGACGATCGCGGGGTACGCGGTCGGGGCGCACAAGGGCTACCTGTATCTGCGCGGCGAGTATCCGCGGGCGCTGGCACGCATGGAACACGCCATCGGGCAGGCCCGCGCGCGCGGGCTGCTCGGGGACGACGTCCTCGGCCAGGGGTACGCCTTCGACATCGAGATCCGGCGCGGCGCGGGCGCGTACATCTGCGGCGAGGAGACGGCCCTCTTCAACTCCATCGAGGGGTACAGGGGCGAGCCGCGGTCGAAACCGCCGTTCCCCGTGGAGAAGGGCCTGTTCGGCAGGCCGACCGCCGAGAACAACGTCGAGACGCTGGTCAACGTCCTGCCGATCCTCACCATCGGGGCCCCGGCGTACGCGGCGATCGGCACCGGCTCCTCCACCGGACCGAAGCTGTTCTGCGTGTCGGGCAGCGTGGAGCGGCCCGGCATCTACGAGCTGCCGTTCGGCGCCACACTCGGCGAGCTGCTGGAGCTGGCGGGCGTGCGCGACCGTCTGCGCGCGGTGCTGCTGGGCGGCGCGGCCGGCGGTTTCGTACGGCCCGACGAGCTGGACATCCCGCTCACCTTCGAGGGCACCCGGGAGGCGGGCACGACGCTCGGCTCCGGGGTCGTGCTGGCCTTCGACGACACCGTGCCGCTGCCCCGTCTGCTGCTGCGGATCGCCGAGTTCTTCCGGGACGAGTCGTGCGGGCAGTGCGTGCCCTGCCGGGTCGGAACCGTCCGCCAGGAGGAGGCCCTGCACCGCATCGTCGGGCGGACCGGCGCGGACGCGGCAGCCGACATCACGCTGTTGCGGGAGGTGGGCCGGGCCATGAAGGACGCCTCGATCTGCGGTCTCGGCCAGACCGCGTGGAACGCCGTGGAATCCGCCATCGACCGCCTGGGGGCGTACGAATGA